From the genome of Solidesulfovibrio carbinolicus, one region includes:
- a CDS encoding glycosyltransferase family 4 protein codes for MSLPKTAYILLWYPLPSETFIFREVENAKAAGMPFCVHALYGEARKHLSPQMAAVAPTVARLGARAIPRILADMAWWAVRRPVETACILATIPWRRWSCLEVAGENVFAMCAGFSLARKFLADGIEHIHAGWANGPATAAWVASRLSGIPFSFSARAGDIYPPDGALAEKMRAAAAIHTNNKANIAHLHATAPDAAAKIRQIYNSLTLTGRDVSPVHLEPPYRLLAVGRFCRTKGFDVLIDACALLARRGFPFQLTLVGAGLPLPTALIRRRIRIHGLRARVFLPGFVSHDRMSELYAATDVFIMPSVVHPSGDRDGIPNVIMEALAHRIPVVATDVCGIPEVVEDGVTGRLVAQRDPEAIANAVMALAADRQAALAMAEEGKKRVAAMFDPETNTRAILDFFGSLPRRRF; via the coding sequence TTGAGCCTTCCCAAGACTGCCTACATCCTGCTTTGGTATCCCCTGCCCTCGGAAACGTTCATTTTCCGGGAGGTGGAAAACGCCAAGGCGGCCGGTATGCCCTTTTGCGTCCACGCCCTTTACGGCGAGGCCCGAAAGCATCTGTCCCCCCAGATGGCCGCCGTGGCCCCGACGGTCGCCCGCCTGGGCGCCCGGGCCATCCCGCGCATCCTGGCCGACATGGCCTGGTGGGCCGTGCGGCGACCCGTCGAAACGGCCTGCATCCTGGCCACCATCCCCTGGCGGCGCTGGAGCTGCCTGGAGGTGGCCGGCGAAAACGTCTTCGCCATGTGCGCCGGCTTTTCCCTGGCCCGCAAATTCCTGGCCGACGGCATCGAGCACATCCACGCCGGCTGGGCCAACGGCCCGGCCACGGCCGCCTGGGTGGCCTCGCGCCTGTCCGGCATCCCCTTTTCCTTTTCCGCCCGGGCCGGCGACATCTATCCGCCCGACGGGGCCCTGGCCGAAAAGATGCGCGCCGCCGCGGCCATCCACACCAACAACAAGGCCAACATCGCCCACTTGCACGCCACGGCCCCGGACGCCGCCGCCAAGATCCGCCAGATCTACAACAGCCTGACGCTCACCGGCCGCGACGTCTCCCCGGTGCACCTGGAGCCGCCCTACCGGCTCCTGGCCGTGGGCCGTTTTTGCCGCACCAAGGGCTTTGACGTCCTCATCGACGCCTGCGCCCTGCTGGCCCGGCGGGGATTCCCTTTCCAGCTCACCCTGGTCGGGGCCGGCCTGCCCCTGCCCACGGCGCTCATTCGCCGGCGCATCCGCATCCACGGCCTGCGCGCCCGGGTGTTTTTGCCGGGTTTCGTCAGCCACGACCGCATGAGCGAACTCTACGCCGCAACCGATGTCTTTATCATGCCAAGCGTGGTCCACCCCTCGGGCGACCGCGACGGCATCCCCAACGTCATCATGGAAGCCCTGGCCCACCGCATCCCCGTGGTGGCCACCGACGTCTGCGGCATCCCCGAGGTGGTGGAAGACGGCGTCACCGGCCGGCTGGTGGCCCAGCGCGACCCCGAAGCCATCGCCAACGCCGTCATGGCCCTGGCCGCTGACCGGCAGGCCGCCCTGGCCATGGCCGAGGAGGGCAAGAAACGCGTGGCCGCCATGTTCGATCCCGAGACCAACACCCGCGCCATCCTCGACTTTTTTGGGAGCCTCCCCCGGAGGCGCTTCTAG
- the asnB gene encoding asparagine synthase (glutamine-hydrolyzing) yields the protein MCGIAGFVWPAGGTPPPAEERRALLSAMTGAMAHRGPDGEGLLIDGPAALGHRRLSIIDLAAGSQPMEDPDGRAVVTFNGEIYNYRELKARYAMRGFRFRTNSDTEVILAAWLLDGPAGLDALEGMFAFALWDRDSRTLFAARDRFGKKPLAYTIQNGVFAFASELTALAKLPFLRLETPIGALMRFAAYEYIPTPETIYKDVFKLRPGHYLLWRDGQLTTAPYWDMPLPGPEPKESEEELCEKLRLLLAQSVKRRLVADVPLGVFLSGGVDSSAVAALTAGMVSRVKTFSIGFSEASYDESRYARMVAGRFATDHHERILSADACGSLLPEIVSRFDEPMADPSIVPTYLLSQVTRENVTVALGGDGPDELFYGYEYFPAFHLAAGYDRLPPFVRKRLIEPLAKMLPHSSGYINPRFVADTFLAGATAPQWLRVQTWLSAFSAESQAHLWREARPGMLAPERLFAPTKELFEGFPADDPLARVGYVFARQYMLDYILVKVDRCSMMHSLEARAPFLDRDLAEFVCRLPSRYKLRGAKRKYLLKKAVADLLPKDILGRGKRGFLIPVADWLRGQLRPQVDELLGQRHLRDQGIFNPVEVGRLVTEHATKAADHRKKLWTLLVLQLWLAKHKPTIIP from the coding sequence ATGTGCGGCATCGCCGGTTTCGTCTGGCCGGCGGGAGGAACCCCGCCCCCGGCCGAGGAGCGCCGGGCGCTGCTGTCCGCCATGACCGGGGCCATGGCCCATCGCGGCCCGGACGGCGAGGGCCTGCTCATCGACGGCCCGGCTGCCCTGGGCCATCGCCGGCTGTCCATCATCGACCTGGCCGCCGGCTCCCAGCCCATGGAAGACCCCGATGGCCGGGCCGTGGTCACGTTTAACGGCGAGATCTACAACTACCGCGAGCTCAAGGCCCGCTACGCCATGCGCGGCTTTCGCTTCCGCACCAATTCCGACACCGAGGTCATCCTGGCCGCCTGGCTCCTGGACGGCCCGGCCGGCCTCGACGCCCTGGAAGGCATGTTCGCCTTTGCCCTGTGGGACCGCGACAGCCGTACGCTTTTTGCCGCCCGGGACCGCTTCGGCAAAAAGCCCCTGGCTTACACCATCCAAAACGGCGTCTTCGCCTTCGCCTCCGAGCTGACCGCCCTGGCCAAGCTCCCTTTTTTGCGCCTGGAAACGCCCATCGGCGCGCTCATGCGCTTTGCCGCCTACGAATACATCCCCACCCCGGAGACGATCTACAAGGACGTCTTCAAGCTGCGCCCGGGGCATTATCTGCTGTGGCGCGACGGACAGCTCACTACCGCCCCCTACTGGGACATGCCCCTGCCCGGCCCCGAGCCCAAGGAATCCGAAGAGGAACTCTGCGAAAAGCTGCGTCTGCTTCTGGCCCAATCCGTCAAGCGCCGGCTGGTGGCCGACGTGCCCTTGGGCGTCTTTCTCTCGGGCGGCGTCGATTCCTCGGCCGTGGCCGCCCTGACCGCCGGCATGGTCAGCCGGGTCAAGACGTTTAGCATCGGCTTCAGCGAAGCCTCCTACGACGAGTCGCGCTACGCCCGCATGGTGGCCGGCCGCTTCGCCACCGACCACCACGAGCGCATCCTTTCGGCCGACGCCTGCGGGTCACTATTGCCCGAGATCGTCTCGCGCTTCGACGAACCCATGGCCGACCCGTCCATCGTGCCGACCTATCTGCTGTCCCAGGTCACCCGGGAAAACGTCACCGTGGCCCTGGGCGGCGACGGTCCGGACGAGCTGTTCTACGGCTACGAATACTTCCCGGCCTTCCATCTGGCCGCCGGCTACGACCGCTTGCCGCCCTTTGTGCGCAAGCGCCTGATCGAGCCCTTGGCCAAAATGCTGCCCCACTCGTCGGGCTACATCAATCCGCGCTTTGTGGCCGACACCTTCCTGGCCGGAGCCACCGCGCCCCAGTGGCTGCGGGTGCAGACCTGGCTGTCGGCCTTCTCGGCCGAGTCCCAGGCCCATCTCTGGCGCGAGGCCAGGCCCGGGATGCTTGCTCCCGAGCGGCTTTTCGCCCCCACCAAGGAGCTTTTCGAGGGCTTCCCGGCCGACGATCCCCTGGCCCGGGTGGGTTACGTCTTTGCCCGGCAGTACATGCTCGACTATATCCTGGTGAAAGTGGACCGCTGCTCCATGATGCACTCCCTGGAAGCCCGGGCGCCGTTCCTGGACCGCGACCTCGCCGAATTCGTTTGCCGCCTGCCCTCGCGCTACAAGCTGCGCGGAGCCAAGCGCAAATACCTGCTCAAGAAGGCCGTGGCCGACTTGCTCCCCAAGGACATCCTGGGCCGGGGCAAGCGCGGCTTTCTCATCCCCGTGGCCGACTGGCTGCGCGGCCAGTTGCGCCCGCAGGTGGACGAACTGCTCGGCCAGCGCCATCTGCGCGACCAGGGCATCTTCAATCCGGTCGAAGTCGGACGGCTCGTCACCGAGCACGCCACCAAGGCCGCCGACCACCGCAAAAAGCTCTGGACGCTGCTGGTCCTGCAACTCTGGCTTGCCAAGCACAAGCCCACCATCATCCCGTGA
- a CDS encoding agmatine deiminase family protein, which yields MTTMWPAEFEAHRAVWLAWPGNASDWPGKFSPIAWVYGEMIRKLTGAGERVRLLVRDAKQRAAAGRVLGAVGADLTLVEWFERPMDRGWTRDFMPFFVRRGGKIAAVDFGFTGWAKYPDHTLDDQVGPSVCRELGMTVIPALHDGRRVVLEGGGMDGNGRGDVLTTEECLLDPAVQVRNPGFGRADYEAVFREYLGAKNVIWLGQGIAGDDTHGHVDDLCRFVTPDTVVLCREDDPADANYAALNENRERLQGLRLADGGALTVVDLPMPRPVVFRGQRLPASYANFLIADRVVLVPTFNDARDRLALGILAELFPGREVVGISAVDLVWGLGTIHCLSHEEPAA from the coding sequence ATGACGACCATGTGGCCGGCCGAGTTCGAGGCGCATCGGGCGGTGTGGCTGGCCTGGCCGGGCAACGCGTCCGACTGGCCGGGCAAGTTTTCGCCCATTGCCTGGGTGTATGGCGAGATGATCCGCAAGCTGACCGGGGCTGGCGAGCGGGTGCGGCTGCTGGTGCGCGACGCCAAACAGCGCGCGGCGGCCGGGCGGGTGCTTGGGGCCGTTGGCGCGGATTTGACGCTTGTGGAGTGGTTCGAGCGCCCCATGGACCGGGGCTGGACCCGGGATTTCATGCCGTTTTTCGTGCGCCGGGGCGGGAAGATCGCGGCCGTGGACTTCGGGTTCACGGGCTGGGCCAAGTATCCGGACCATACCCTGGACGATCAGGTGGGGCCGTCAGTGTGCCGGGAGTTGGGGATGACGGTGATCCCGGCTTTGCACGACGGGCGCAGGGTGGTGCTGGAGGGCGGCGGCATGGACGGCAACGGCCGGGGTGACGTGCTGACCACCGAGGAGTGCCTGCTCGATCCGGCCGTGCAGGTCCGCAATCCGGGTTTTGGCCGGGCCGATTACGAGGCCGTGTTCCGGGAATATCTGGGCGCGAAAAACGTCATCTGGCTCGGCCAGGGCATTGCCGGCGACGACACCCACGGCCATGTGGACGACCTGTGCCGGTTCGTCACGCCCGACACCGTGGTCCTTTGCCGCGAGGACGACCCGGCCGACGCCAACTACGCCGCCTTAAACGAGAACCGGGAGCGGCTGCAGGGGCTGCGCCTGGCCGACGGCGGGGCGCTGACGGTGGTCGATCTGCCCATGCCCCGGCCGGTGGTGTTTAGGGGCCAGCGGTTGCCGGCCAGCTACGCCAATTTCCTCATTGCCGACCGAGTGGTGCTGGTCCCGACCTTCAACGACGCACGCGACCGGCTGGCGCTAGGCATCCTGGCCGAGCTGTTCCCGGGCCGGGAAGTGGTGGGCATATCCGCCGTGGACCTCGTCTGGGGTCTGGGGACCATCCACTGCCTGAGCCACGAGGAGCCGGCGGCCTAA
- a CDS encoding glycosyltransferase, translated as MPDRLLKKPLNNGPSVESVLNSQNSKYVIYFDWILDGRAGGPPGYLYNLKMGLEKIEQSQKVYFAVRSNDCTCSGHNDLINKFSNNFFLSKTTAKSLSENYKSLTSQKYESMCTFLSRHDYMCLTPSFLQMIEPQRRHIIHVHTSIDAVKVHNSLVRHGARHTIKIVLTSHCPEMPAKEASEIAYSEGLPRNLAESYYFTHLEVDMLAFRVSDVIVFPCVDSLEPYYASSPYKEIFRHKDIRFMLTGVPELTVSNSYNVLNEQWGAANKFIICFAGRHNSIKGYDRLIDFGVKLLDKNDDIFIYVLGRKGPIASPEHDRWVEVGWTDNPGHFISAADVFVLPNLQTYFDLILLEALSVGAIVVTSNTGGNKFFANNFPGIFLCDSNSEFESIILKIKAMSKNEREHLSKENRELYKKFFTVENFARSYIDLLESIDYDYKLSAPHKYLDINIPRNKPEISVIVPVFNAECYLEECLNSIANQTFENFEVIVVNDGSIDNSMSIIQNFLDKDSRFKCVSITNSGLSVARNEGLKIASGTYISFVDSDDYIHKDMLRLMHTSCLKNKTKLAVCSVNNLNREGDIFSCTSFLQDDCVYPFWHDDVIDINLQTVTSLYPSAWNKLYHSSLFQNICFDAGLYYEDHPVFYKIFLSQPTFSYVNYPLYIHRDSGPGRITMDGSRKILDIFVVFDTIYSIFLSKFLLDAARPFLGKILTRLVWERTFTTPSPSVKLQLFRNAVMRFNTLRLTCCDAQNYVDPGIDRSFVEDIFKTVNTHGGLDNYDISSDFIKEYVVVKDVSKSTHRSHFDIVHLDLNQNYILIHPILESITICEITGLGTFGSVNIKMTVCTENALAGTLEFIAFVSPFIIKDPDKYLLRNKHDSSLGHSDWLTLEAMKPIELTIPITHSCPSMAIYLCSRIPKGGSMDYAWLRVRNLVVELID; from the coding sequence GTGCCGGATAGGTTGTTAAAAAAGCCATTGAATAATGGTCCCTCTGTCGAGAGTGTCTTAAATTCTCAAAATTCAAAATACGTTATCTACTTTGATTGGATATTGGATGGTCGAGCTGGGGGGCCTCCGGGTTATTTGTATAATTTAAAGATGGGATTGGAGAAAATCGAACAAAGTCAAAAGGTTTATTTTGCTGTAAGATCTAATGATTGCACGTGTAGTGGTCATAATGACCTGATAAACAAATTTTCCAACAACTTTTTTTTGTCTAAAACAACTGCAAAAAGCCTTTCTGAAAACTATAAATCACTAACTTCGCAAAAATATGAGTCAATGTGTACATTTTTATCTCGTCATGACTATATGTGTTTAACGCCGAGTTTTCTGCAGATGATTGAGCCTCAGCGACGCCACATTATTCATGTTCACACTTCCATTGATGCTGTCAAAGTTCATAATTCCTTGGTTCGTCATGGCGCAAGGCATACTATTAAGATAGTATTAACTTCTCATTGCCCAGAAATGCCTGCCAAGGAAGCTTCAGAAATTGCTTATTCTGAAGGACTACCAAGGAACTTGGCAGAAAGTTATTACTTTACTCACCTTGAAGTTGATATGCTAGCATTCAGAGTATCTGACGTGATTGTTTTCCCTTGTGTTGATTCTTTGGAGCCATATTATGCCTCGTCGCCTTATAAGGAAATATTTCGGCATAAGGACATTCGCTTTATGCTTACAGGAGTTCCAGAATTAACCGTATCGAACAGTTACAATGTGTTGAATGAACAGTGGGGTGCGGCCAATAAATTTATAATTTGCTTTGCCGGAAGACATAACTCAATAAAAGGTTATGACCGACTTATCGATTTTGGTGTCAAGCTGTTAGACAAAAATGATGATATTTTTATATATGTACTTGGTCGAAAAGGCCCTATCGCTTCTCCGGAGCATGACCGTTGGGTCGAGGTTGGCTGGACAGACAATCCAGGCCATTTCATCAGTGCAGCCGATGTCTTTGTTTTGCCAAACCTTCAAACATATTTTGATTTGATATTGTTAGAAGCTTTATCTGTTGGTGCAATTGTAGTAACTTCTAACACTGGTGGAAATAAGTTTTTTGCCAATAATTTTCCAGGAATATTTTTATGTGATTCCAATTCAGAATTTGAATCGATAATTTTGAAAATTAAAGCCATGTCGAAAAATGAACGAGAGCATCTTAGCAAAGAGAATCGGGAGTTATATAAAAAATTTTTTACAGTGGAAAATTTTGCGCGCTCTTATATCGATCTCCTCGAATCCATTGACTATGACTATAAACTATCGGCTCCTCATAAATATTTAGATATAAACATTCCAAGAAATAAGCCAGAAATCTCCGTAATCGTCCCCGTTTTTAATGCCGAATGCTATTTAGAGGAATGTCTCAATTCGATAGCCAATCAAACATTTGAAAATTTTGAGGTCATTGTTGTTAACGATGGGTCTATTGATAATTCCATGTCAATAATTCAAAATTTTTTAGATAAGGATTCACGATTTAAATGTGTAAGTATTACTAATTCTGGTCTCTCCGTCGCCAGAAACGAAGGGTTAAAAATTGCTTCAGGTACTTACATATCTTTTGTTGATAGTGACGATTACATTCACAAAGATATGTTGCGATTGATGCATACTTCTTGTTTAAAAAATAAAACCAAACTTGCCGTTTGTTCTGTAAATAATTTAAACCGCGAAGGAGATATTTTCAGCTGCACATCTTTCCTACAAGATGATTGCGTGTATCCGTTTTGGCATGATGATGTTATTGATATTAATTTACAGACCGTCACCTCTCTTTATCCAAGTGCTTGGAATAAACTCTATCATTCAAGCTTATTTCAAAATATTTGTTTTGATGCTGGATTATATTATGAAGACCACCCAGTTTTTTATAAAATATTTTTAAGTCAACCCACTTTTTCATATGTGAATTATCCATTGTATATTCATCGTGATTCTGGTCCTGGGCGCATAACGATGGATGGATCGAGAAAAATATTAGATATATTTGTAGTTTTCGATACTATATATAGCATTTTTCTCTCTAAATTTTTACTTGATGCTGCACGACCATTTTTAGGCAAGATTTTAACCCGCTTAGTATGGGAGCGAACCTTTACCACTCCTTCGCCATCTGTAAAACTTCAGCTCTTTCGCAATGCTGTTATGCGTTTCAACACTCTTCGTCTGACTTGTTGCGACGCTCAAAACTATGTTGATCCAGGTATCGATCGTAGTTTTGTTGAAGATATTTTTAAGACGGTCAATACTCATGGAGGATTAGATAACTATGACATTTCTTCAGATTTTATAAAAGAATATGTCGTAGTTAAAGATGTAAGCAAAAGCACTCATAGATCTCATTTCGACATTGTTCACTTAGACCTAAACCAAAATTATATCTTAATTCATCCTATACTTGAATCTATTACTATTTGTGAAATTACTGGTCTAGGCACATTTGGATCTGTAAATATAAAAATGACTGTTTGCACTGAGAATGCCTTGGCTGGAACTTTAGAGTTTATAGCTTTTGTATCACCATTCATCATTAAAGATCCAGACAAATATTTACTTAGGAATAAACATGATTCTTCTCTTGGGCATAGCGATTGGCTGACGCTTGAAGCCATGAAGCCCATTGAGTTGACAATTCCTATTACACATTCGTGTCCTTCTATGGCTATATACCTGTGTAGCCGCATACCTAAAGGAGGAAGCATGGATTATGCTTGGTTAAGAGTTAGAAATTTGGTGGTAGAATTAATCGATTGA
- a CDS encoding TrkH family potassium uptake protein, producing the protein MWLKKIFTPLALPIHFFAAAIFLGAGLLCQPISCVGEPVSFLDALFTATSAACVTGLTVVDTGTAYSRFGQTVILALIQLGGLGIMTFSTLIFYLWRRRVSLADHIAVGQSLLHDASFHLGRFLVRMAAVTAFIEAVGAIALYAFDPAGFGPFSAVFHSISAFCNAGFGLRPDNLVAYAGNPGVNCVIMWLIVSGGLGFAVLIEGYRVVKDRLVILVTAPGRRPLALSWQARTIFGVSAFLIFAGAAMIACGEFLGGRYGELSLLDKAMAALFQSVTCRTAGFNTIDIGRMADASLVIMILLMFIGGSPGSCAGGIKTTTFRVLVAFGRAKMFGRKQSVVGRYAVDDGTVDRAVTLTIFALVLVLASVLLMCFTEGAVAPHVEAGGRFLEILFEVVSAFGTVGLTTGITASLTPAGKLVIIMLMFVGRLGPILFLSVLQGFEEPRRYRWPEQGMMIG; encoded by the coding sequence ATGTGGCTGAAAAAGATCTTCACCCCGCTGGCCCTGCCCATCCATTTCTTTGCCGCGGCCATTTTCCTCGGGGCCGGGCTGTTGTGCCAGCCCATAAGCTGCGTCGGGGAGCCGGTCTCCTTTCTCGACGCGCTTTTCACCGCCACCTCCGCCGCCTGCGTCACCGGGCTGACTGTGGTGGACACCGGCACGGCCTACAGCCGCTTCGGCCAGACCGTCATCCTGGCCCTTATTCAGCTTGGCGGCCTGGGCATCATGACCTTTTCCACGCTCATCTTCTATCTCTGGCGACGCCGGGTGTCCCTGGCCGACCACATCGCCGTGGGCCAGAGCCTGCTCCATGACGCCTCCTTTCACCTGGGCCGCTTCCTGGTGCGCATGGCGGCGGTCACGGCTTTTATCGAGGCCGTGGGGGCCATTGCCCTCTATGCCTTCGATCCCGCGGGTTTTGGCCCCTTTTCCGCCGTGTTTCATTCCATCTCGGCCTTTTGCAACGCCGGCTTTGGGCTAAGGCCCGACAATCTCGTGGCTTATGCCGGTAATCCCGGGGTCAACTGCGTCATCATGTGGCTCATCGTCAGCGGCGGCCTGGGATTTGCCGTGCTCATCGAAGGCTACCGGGTGGTCAAGGACCGGCTCGTCATCCTGGTGACCGCCCCTGGCCGGCGACCCCTGGCCCTGTCCTGGCAGGCCCGCACCATCTTCGGCGTGTCGGCCTTTCTGATCTTTGCCGGCGCGGCCATGATCGCCTGCGGCGAGTTCCTGGGCGGCCGCTACGGCGAGTTGTCGCTCCTCGACAAGGCCATGGCCGCGCTGTTCCAGTCCGTCACCTGCCGCACGGCCGGATTTAATACCATCGACATCGGCCGCATGGCCGACGCCTCCCTGGTCATCATGATTTTGCTCATGTTCATCGGCGGTTCGCCGGGCTCCTGCGCCGGCGGCATCAAGACCACCACCTTCCGGGTGCTGGTGGCCTTTGGCCGGGCCAAGATGTTTGGCCGCAAGCAGTCGGTGGTGGGGCGCTACGCCGTGGATGACGGCACCGTGGACCGGGCCGTGACCCTCACCATTTTCGCCCTGGTGCTGGTCCTGGCCTCGGTGCTGCTCATGTGCTTCACCGAGGGCGCGGTGGCGCCCCATGTGGAAGCTGGCGGCCGGTTTCTGGAAATCCTGTTCGAAGTGGTGTCGGCCTTCGGCACGGTGGGCCTGACCACGGGCATCACCGCCAGCCTGACGCCGGCCGGCAAGCTGGTCATCATCATGCTCATGTTCGTGGGCCGGCTGGGGCCGATTCTCTTCCTGTCGGTGCTCCAGGGTTTCGAGGAGCCCCGGCGCTACCGGTGGCCCGAACAGGGCATGATGATCGGATAA
- a CDS encoding potassium channel family protein, translated as MAEERICIIGLGKFGFHLGRCLVELGREVLGVDGDEDKVKNAQNVFTQVYQLDARDKKALEQIHVDEMSHVVVSVGHSMEASILISLYLKELGVPQVWVKAISTDHEKLLHKIGVDNVFIPERFAAKNMAHQLASPGLIEYLPMDKDVALKEIGIDDWAGRTLRQLDLTNKHQVQVIARKRVGEDHYSFIPRADEELRQGDKLVIVGREDRLTRLRP; from the coding sequence ATGGCCGAGGAACGGATCTGCATCATCGGACTGGGCAAGTTCGGGTTTCATCTGGGCCGGTGCCTAGTGGAGCTGGGGCGCGAGGTGCTTGGCGTCGACGGCGACGAGGACAAGGTCAAAAACGCCCAGAACGTCTTTACCCAGGTCTACCAGCTCGACGCCCGGGATAAAAAAGCCCTGGAGCAGATCCACGTGGACGAGATGTCCCATGTGGTGGTGTCGGTTGGGCATTCCATGGAGGCGAGCATCCTTATTTCGCTCTACCTCAAGGAACTCGGCGTGCCCCAGGTGTGGGTCAAGGCCATTTCCACGGACCACGAAAAGCTGCTGCACAAAATCGGCGTGGACAACGTGTTTATTCCCGAGCGCTTTGCCGCCAAGAACATGGCCCATCAGCTCGCCAGCCCCGGGCTTATCGAGTATCTGCCCATGGACAAGGACGTGGCGCTCAAGGAGATCGGCATCGACGACTGGGCCGGCCGGACCCTGCGCCAGCTTGATCTCACCAACAAGCATCAGGTCCAGGTCATCGCCCGCAAACGGGTCGGCGAGGACCATTATTCGTTTATCCCCCGGGCCGACGAGGAACTGCGCCAGGGCGACAAGCTCGTCATCGTTGGCCGCGAGGACCGCCTGACCCGGCTGCGTCCCTGA
- the cgtA gene encoding Obg family GTPase CgtA, with translation MRFVDEAWIVVRSGKGGRGAVSFRREKFIPRGGPDGGDGGEGGDVVFRANPDLLTLYDLRLRRIYEAKNGQGGMGRQKCGKAAEDLYIDVPVGTQLFELPPLPAPDSFDDEPEEPVQTWVPEQAMDIAVDDDEDEAPAIESEAPDDEPKFLVDMTEPGQTFIACRGGRGGKGNLHFASSTMRTPRFAQPGEPGEERRIKLVLKVLADVGIIGLPNAGKSTFIAAVSRARPKIAPYPFTTLTPNLGVIEHDDACRRLVLADIPGLIEGAHLGQGLGHRFLRHVERTRVLLHVVSAEDASAEGVFEAFGVVDEELRKFDPALAERPQIRVVNKIDLLTPEELAERQAAAKAAGEKLFFMSALTGEGVEAVVEALWEAAAPETPEAEEDVWPDASGGPEEI, from the coding sequence ATGCGTTTTGTCGACGAAGCCTGGATTGTGGTCCGCTCGGGCAAGGGCGGTCGCGGCGCGGTGTCGTTTCGCCGCGAGAAGTTCATTCCCCGGGGCGGCCCGGACGGCGGCGACGGCGGCGAGGGCGGCGACGTGGTGTTTCGGGCCAACCCGGACTTGCTGACCCTGTACGACCTGCGCCTGAGGCGCATTTACGAGGCCAAAAACGGCCAGGGCGGCATGGGCCGGCAGAAATGCGGCAAGGCCGCCGAGGACCTCTATATCGACGTGCCCGTGGGCACCCAGCTCTTCGAGCTGCCGCCCCTGCCCGCGCCGGATTCCTTTGACGATGAACCCGAGGAGCCGGTCCAGACCTGGGTTCCCGAACAGGCCATGGACATCGCCGTGGACGACGACGAGGACGAGGCCCCGGCCATTGAGTCGGAAGCCCCGGATGACGAGCCCAAATTCCTGGTGGACATGACCGAGCCCGGCCAGACTTTCATCGCCTGCCGGGGCGGACGCGGCGGCAAGGGCAACCTGCATTTCGCCTCCTCCACCATGCGCACGCCCCGGTTCGCCCAGCCCGGCGAACCCGGCGAGGAGCGGCGCATCAAGCTGGTGCTCAAGGTCCTGGCCGACGTCGGCATCATCGGCCTGCCCAACGCCGGCAAGTCCACCTTCATCGCCGCCGTGTCCCGGGCGCGGCCGAAGATCGCGCCCTATCCCTTCACCACGCTGACCCCCAACCTCGGGGTCATCGAGCACGACGACGCCTGCCGCCGGCTGGTTTTGGCCGACATTCCGGGACTTATCGAAGGCGCGCACCTGGGGCAGGGCCTGGGGCACCGGTTTTTGCGCCATGTCGAGCGCACCCGGGTGCTGTTGCACGTCGTTTCCGCCGAGGACGCCTCGGCCGAGGGCGTGTTCGAGGCGTTTGGCGTGGTGGACGAGGAGCTGCGCAAGTTCGACCCGGCCCTGGCCGAGCGGCCGCAGATCCGGGTGGTCAACAAGATCGATCTGCTCACCCCCGAGGAATTGGCCGAGCGTCAGGCAGCGGCCAAGGCGGCCGGCGAGAAGCTCTTTTTCATGTCGGCCCTGACCGGGGAAGGCGTGGAGGCGGTGGTCGAGGCGCTGTGGGAGGCCGCCGCCCCGGAAACGCCGGAAGCCGAGGAAGACGTCTGGCCCGACGCCTCGGGCGGCCCCGAAGAGATCTAG